Proteins co-encoded in one Deltaproteobacteria bacterium genomic window:
- the thiD gene encoding bifunctional hydroxymethylpyrimidine kinase/phosphomethylpyrimidine kinase — MTRPIVLTIAGSDPTGGAGLQADLYTIQQFGCDGRSVTTAITAQTNDRVLGVWPTAGDVLTQQLATAAERVELAAVKIGMLATTSNIWATIWFLRSRAHGHVVIDPLLHSSSGMPLLEQKGVQIFQQQLLPYATVITPNIPEAMALAGMQIASIEAMEVAAKQIHGDVLRLRGGHGDKPLFIVVKGGHLKHDPVDVIFDGERTERLTGARLPGGIHGSGCRYASALAAELAKGHSVVHAAQSAKAYVAGLIAAGLQ; from the coding sequence ATGACACGACCAATTGTATTAACCATCGCAGGATCCGACCCGACCGGCGGAGCCGGATTACAAGCCGATCTCTATACCATTCAACAATTCGGCTGCGACGGTCGCTCGGTGACCACCGCGATCACGGCGCAAACCAACGATCGAGTCCTCGGCGTCTGGCCGACGGCCGGCGACGTCTTGACCCAGCAATTGGCCACGGCCGCAGAGCGGGTCGAATTGGCGGCGGTCAAGATCGGGATGCTGGCGACGACCTCGAACATCTGGGCCACGATCTGGTTCCTCCGTTCCCGCGCCCACGGCCACGTTGTGATCGATCCGTTGCTGCATTCCTCCAGCGGCATGCCGCTGCTCGAACAAAAGGGTGTGCAGATCTTCCAGCAGCAACTGTTGCCGTATGCCACGGTCATCACGCCGAACATCCCCGAAGCCATGGCGTTGGCCGGGATGCAAATCGCTTCGATCGAGGCGATGGAAGTGGCCGCCAAACAGATTCACGGCGACGTCTTGCGTCTCCGTGGGGGGCACGGCGATAAACCGCTATTTATCGTAGTAAAGGGTGGGCACTTAAAACACGATCCGGTCGACGTGATCTTCGACGGCGAACGGACCGAACGCCTGACCGGCGCGCGCCTGCCCGGCGGGATCCACGGCTCCGGTTGCCGCTACGCCTCCGCCCTTGCCGCCGAACTCGCGAAAGGCCACTCCGTCGTCCACGCCGCCCAAAGCGCGAAGGCCTATGTTGCCGGCTTGATTGCGGCCGGATTGCAATAA
- the thiE gene encoding thiamine phosphate synthase, giving the protein MTRHSVQGIYAVVDPRFLPAGRDVAEFTRAFLDGGGRLVQLRVKDAGPALSAERRRLADAIMALKNEYDFTFVMNDDVAGARAVAADGVHVGQDDPPISVVRATLGSDLLIGYSAHTVAEAVTAAAAGADYVALGAIYPTATKGPGHPVQGVTVLRHVVQAVHIPVVAIGGITRANVDTVWQAGAAAVAMITGLTQAADVRAETQWHVRAWEQWQSSHTRCTDRSVA; this is encoded by the coding sequence GTGACGAGGCATTCGGTGCAAGGCATTTACGCCGTTGTCGACCCACGCTTTCTGCCGGCCGGGCGGGACGTGGCGGAATTCACCCGCGCGTTTCTCGATGGCGGGGGCCGACTCGTGCAATTGCGCGTCAAGGACGCTGGGCCGGCCCTCAGTGCGGAACGGCGGCGGTTGGCCGACGCCATCATGGCGCTGAAGAACGAGTACGACTTTACTTTTGTTATGAACGATGACGTTGCCGGTGCGCGGGCCGTTGCCGCAGATGGTGTGCATGTCGGTCAAGACGATCCGCCGATCAGCGTCGTGCGAGCAACGCTGGGCTCGGACCTGTTGATCGGCTATTCGGCGCACACGGTCGCGGAGGCCGTCACGGCCGCAGCTGCCGGGGCCGATTATGTGGCATTAGGGGCGATTTATCCGACTGCGACCAAGGGGCCGGGTCATCCGGTGCAAGGCGTTACGGTCTTGCGCCACGTCGTGCAGGCCGTACATATCCCCGTGGTGGCGATCGGCGGCATTACGCGCGCCAATGTCGATACCGTTTGGCAAGCGGGAGCCGCAGCCGTCGCGATGATCACCGGCCTCACGCAAGCGGCGGACGTCCGGGCGGAAACGCAATGGCACGTCCGCGCATGGGAACAGTGGCAAAGCAGTCACACACGATGCACTGATAGGAGCGTTGCATGA
- a CDS encoding nucleotidyl transferase AbiEii/AbiGii toxin family protein, which translates to MSHRILQERLDTHRCQSHQEEAQALREIVQEIALAALSRSAFFKVAAFHGGTALRILYSLERFSEDLDFALHQPNPTFAWETYLRGLITEFAAYGLTVEIEDRTKATGTVKAAFLKDQSIGKVLKIRHPLTTGRPKQIRVKFELDTNPPTGAHTEIKYLDFPFPFPVVIHDLPSLFAGKCHALLCREYLKGRDWYDFVWYVGRHPQLNMPLLSAACEQQGPWRGQGQQVTRKWFLDTMRAKIRATDWAAARADVERFLKPTALSTLALWSTDFFLDRLDRLAEGLR; encoded by the coding sequence ATGAGCCACCGCATCCTACAGGAGCGTCTCGATACGCATCGGTGCCAGTCCCATCAGGAAGAAGCACAAGCGCTGCGTGAAATCGTCCAGGAGATCGCGCTCGCTGCGTTGTCCCGGAGCGCCTTCTTTAAGGTCGCCGCGTTCCACGGTGGGACGGCCTTACGGATTTTATATAGCCTCGAACGGTTCTCCGAGGATCTGGACTTTGCCTTGCACCAACCGAATCCCACGTTTGCATGGGAGACCTACTTGCGTGGCCTCATCACGGAATTTGCGGCCTATGGATTAACCGTCGAGATCGAGGACCGCACGAAGGCCACCGGCACGGTCAAAGCGGCTTTCTTAAAGGATCAATCGATCGGCAAGGTCCTCAAGATTCGCCACCCGCTCACCACCGGACGTCCGAAACAAATCCGCGTCAAATTCGAACTCGACACCAATCCCCCGACCGGCGCACACACCGAAATCAAGTATCTCGACTTTCCTTTTCCCTTCCCGGTGGTCATTCACGATCTTCCCAGCCTCTTCGCCGGCAAGTGCCACGCCTTGCTGTGCCGCGAGTACCTCAAGGGACGGGATTGGTATGACTTCGTCTGGTACGTTGGCCGGCACCCTCAATTAAACATGCCATTGTTGAGTGCGGCGTGTGAACAGCAGGGGCCGTGGCGCGGCCAAGGGCAACAAGTAACACGAAAGTGGTTCCTGGACACGATGCGCGCGAAGATCCGCGCCACCGATTGGGCCGCAGCACGCGCCGATGTCGAACGATTTCTAAAACCGACTGCACTCTCTACGCTCGCACTTTGGTCGACCGATTTTTTTCTCGATCGACTCGACCGGCTGGCAGAGGGCCTGCGGTGA